A window of the Cannabis sativa cultivar Pink pepper isolate KNU-18-1 chromosome X, ASM2916894v1, whole genome shotgun sequence genome harbors these coding sequences:
- the LOC115706377 gene encoding homeobox-leucine zipper protein HAT22 has protein sequence MGSNNGAIFNTGLDLGLGNSQYHKEDDHEINNIKIKKLICLRYDHILPSLTLGTSSSSSSDHQYGDHHHHTAVDQVHDHDLHGVRPGANYSLATVSSLSNSSTTTLKRERSELGGSRGRGGSRGSGGDEFEVEVELERFSGSRVSTNDELLDEDQASPRKKLRLTKQQSALLEDSFKEHNTLNPKQKQDLARKLNLRPRQVEVWFQNRRARTKLKQTEADYELMKKCCESLTEENKRLQREVEELKAVKLTAAPFLLQFPSTSTATLTICPSCTERICSSSGTSNGGGSSHHHDNDQYGSANSFLKINGAKPHHHNNSFSNPFIATINSSAAC, from the exons ATGGGCTCTAATAATGGAGCTATTTTCAACACTGGCCTTGATCTCGGCTTAGGAAATTCCCAATACCACAAGGAAGATGATCACGAAATTAATAATATCAAGATCAAGAAGCTAATCTGTTTGAGATATGACCATATATTGCCATCTCTTACACTTGgcacatcatcatcatcatcatcagatcATCAATATggtgatcatcatcatcatactgCGGTTGATCAAGTACATGATCATGATTTGCATGGAGTACGACCTGGAGCCAATTATTCTCTTGCCACAGTCTCATCGTTATCTAACTCCTCCACTACAactttgaagagagagagatcaGAACTCGGTGGAAGCCGAGGCAGAGGCGGCAGCCGTGGTAGTGGTGGCGATGAGTTTGAGGTAGAAGTAGAGTTGGAGAGATTCTCAGGTTCCAGGGTTAGTACTAATGATGAATTATTAGATGAAGATCAGGCTAGTCCCCGGAAGAAACTCAGGCTCACTAAACAACAATCTGCTCTATTGGAAGACAGCTTCAAAGAGCATAACACTCTTAATCct AAGCAAAAGCAGGATTTGGCAAGAAAACTGAATCTAAGGCCACGACAAGTAGAAGTATGGTTCCAAAACAGAAGGGCTAG GACTAAGCTGAAACAAACGGAAGCAGACTACGAGCTAATGAAAAAATGTTGCGAGTCACTGACAGAAGAAAATAAAAGGCTACAAAGGGAAGTAGAAGAGCTAAAAGCAGTGAAATTGACGGCGGCGCCGTTTCTTTTGCAGTTTCCCTCCACGTCGACAGCTACCCTGACTATATGCCCCTCTTGTACTGAACGGATCTGCAGTAGTAGTGGTACTAGTAACGGAGGGGGTAGTAGTCATCATCATGATAATGATCAATATGGTTCTGCTAATTCTTTTCTCAAAATTAATGGAGCGAAGCCTCATCATCACAACAATAGCTTCTCCAACCCTTTTATCGCTACAATTAATTCCTCTGCAGCTTGCTAG